The following nucleotide sequence is from Mytilus trossulus isolate FHL-02 chromosome 9, PNRI_Mtr1.1.1.hap1, whole genome shotgun sequence.
ctcattttcatggtttagtggttatagtcaagtttttgtgttttggtctgtttttcttatactatatgcaataggtctatactttatttgatgtatggaatgattgtaaggtgtacatgtctagctgacaggtgttaTCTGAAAGTGACCTTATTTtaatggttcagtggtcaaagttaagttattgagttttggtctatttttctaatactttatgcataaggtcaactatatttggtgtacggaaatattttatgatctatatgtctgttacgcaggttttatttgaccatgatctcattttcacggtccattgttaagtgtttatgttttggtctgtttttcttaatgtATAAGCAATAAGTCCACTATATTTGCTGttttgaagaattgttagctgtacatgtctgtctggcatgtttcatctgaccttgacctcgttttcatggttcattgatcaatgttttgttttcttggttaatgttgagtttatgtgacagttgtaatgaagctttatatttaggtctatcagcataatatcaatgattagtaaagaatgcgagacatttcagtgtgtgcactcttgttttccTGGGCGGGCAATACTTTGtcaactcattttcatggttcagaggttatagttaagtttttgaattttggtctGTTTACTTATACTATATACAATAGATcagtgtatgaaatgattgcaagatgtacatgtctagctggcagatGTCAGGGACCGTTCAATATTTATCAGATGGATGGGCTGGTGGATTCTTAATAttgattcataaaaaaagttattgccCATCcttttaaattctgaaaaaaatcctCACCCATCTAaacaaatctgtaaaaaaagtcCTTGCCCATCAAAACcctaaaacaataaaaaaatattaaagttcattttctatttgaaaatttgcatcgtttcacttctgcagGTATTGATCCAACTGATAACatttaactttccattttgaactatcagatgtataatatataactCTGTCTTACTTGTCATTACCAAACTcgtacgcttgtttataaataacatttctggtgtaaagaatattattcataaacatataaataataccaaaaaaataagatttgatgaaatagaaatctatttaaatattttttccaagggtgaatttgggaaaatgtaatatatactcaTCTTCAAAAGTGAAGGACAGATTGGAACAtaccagaaatattgatttaaaaaaatgtacgcacttgcCGACGATTCGTTTATGCGACTGGATAGAAAGTTGGGGAACTgtagcgcaatttaaaatatatacatgtatacattgaacataagaaaaaaacatatattttgaataaatagggGTATAAgtgttgtaaatagactagttcACGTATgtcaacagtatgtaatcatcgaaTGTCGATAAACTATTGTATAccagaagaagaagagaaccaatttgatttaaatacaggtcgatgtaTAACTTTTGCTTTGGTTCATTGAAGTTGtggacatagtaaaatcacagatttatatttcaataagattgttctcgaacaaaggaaAGAATTCGTCATAACAATTGTgatatatgccactggacgaaCACTAATTATCCCgaagggatgtgaatattttgctgGGAAACTTTTGagtatcaaattttaaaattaatttcgggatttttttttagtatatatatagacgaaatttctgtattaaaatgaatatacatctcacaaacaggattttcaaataacgattttgagtaATCACCTTACAAACCAATATAAACGTATGGCAAGATATAACCTTTAAGGaatttagtttttgtcaaaCACAAGAACTCATCACTATCATAAACGTATACGTATATATgcatacaatttcaaatatcaagaaCAAGCGGTCGGTGTCGATAGTCCGTTTTCTAACTGTTCGAGTAAGACATGTCACTTGTTCATTCTTGAAAGCCTTCATATTCCCCGTCTTACGATGGGGACTGTTTCTGATTGTGTTGACTATAAATGCTTGTATGGTAATTCTGTCGTTTATCTGTACAAGCGGTTGCATTTCCTCTCCTTTCtcaacaaacaaacgaacgaaaCGCTACTAGTCTGCTTTCTCTGGAGCATTTTCACTAGACGTTCCCAATATCAATCACTGGACATTTAAGACAAATCAAACTACTGACACTGAAAAACAAGAAGATGCAACACAAAATATCAATCACACATCAAATTTACCACCTAACATAGACTTTCTGGAAGACAGCAATGATTTGCATGATATAATTCtagagacaatatctgaaacaAATACTGGTACTGATATAAATGTAGCTACATGTACTTCAAATGTCAACATCACAGCTACATGTATTGCCCTTCCAAGTTGCTAAAAGTCTGATTAATTCAACAAGAGATTTGAAcagataaatgaaaatgaaagagAGCAATTTATGCTTGACAGAGAGAATGACAAtactaaaagaaaaatgaaaagttgTGTAAAGATTTTTACTGATTACATTTTAAGTATCAGAAATGTTCAAGAGGAGATCTTTAATATTGATCCAAAACAGTTAGATGagtatctgcaagaattttatGTTGGTCTCAGAAAAGAAAATGCCAAAGAAGGAGAATCTAATGAATATCAACCAAGCACACTTGATGGGTACATGTCCATGATTTGCCGATATCTGAAGCAAAATGGAtataaatatgacattaaaataGATGATGAGTTTAAGAAATCCAGAGATTGCCTCAAATTATCTGAAGAGGAGACCATGATAGAGGCAGGGTCATTAGGCATGGACAACCCTGAAGGTCTGGTCACTCTCCTGTGGTACTTAAATACACGAAATTTTGGACTACGAGGATGCCATGAGCATAGGCAGCTGAAGTGGGGGGATGTTAAATTGGTTACTACCTCAGAAAAAACACCTCGTTTATAATGAGCGACTCACAAAAACAAGGGATGGAACCAACTGCAAAAATACCAGAGCATATGCCCCTTAAGCATGGATAAACCATGACAATCCAGAAAAATGTCATGTATCTGCATACGAGAAGGTATGAAATTGTAAATATCAAGtcgaataaaaaaacaagagtaTACAAATATTGTACACATACATATATGCATGATGAGTTGAACAATAACATCCTATCCAACAACTATCAGGTGTTAAGATAGAAAATAACTCAACACACTGGCAGTTCCTAGTAAAGACATTAAATCTGTACGTATGCAATgttgtatgaaatttatacaattgtGAACTCGTGTATCTTGTAAAAGGTttcgaaaataaatatatatcagcTTGAATtgatcagataaaaaaaatgttgtaaatagGGTACATGTTACTATAAAACTAAGAAAGTGTCCATATGATAGTTCACAGACTAGCACTGGCATTTCCCATGTTCGGTGAACCATGAATTTGAGGTTAAACACTacaattacattgtgtacatacAATTAAGAAATACCATTCCAAAAATGAACATATTTTGCTTCGTTATTCTCATAAAAATACTGTTACCATGCCAAACGCTTTATAAACCTGATATTAAATTGACCATTTGTATTACATGATCACATTACTAAGTTCAGTGAACCATACAATTGAGGCCAAAACCATAACTTACATGTACcatacattttagaaagataCATTATAGTCATTTGCCTAATAAGGATGTCcgctataatttttttaatttatgtcaGATACAATATATACCGTATGGTTTACATCTCAATAACAACCAAAAAGACCCTTAATTTGCATTCctgtatttgaatattattaatttataccagtcttataaaaaaaaattataaaaaagagtAGCAAATATCCTGAAACGAATAGTTTGTCTAAATTTTCTAGCAATGTATATCTTTTGTAATATGTTACTGATAATTTTGCAGTATAAAAATCACAGACCACAAGAAATGCAGAATGACACCAGTCCATTTTATCTTGGAATAAACCATTCTAAAAAGGCAAAGCCGTCACTTGGTACAAAAACATGCCTATGGGTGAAGGAAAGCTTCGCACACTGATGAAATCTGCAGCAGCAAAAGCCAACATAACAGACAAAAAACTCACAAATCATTCTGGTCGTAGGACAGCTGTAACACGTCTTATAGAAGAGGGCCTCCCATTAACTGTTGTTCAACAGCATACAGGCCATAAAAACATTCAATCCCTCTTATCATATCAGAAAAACAGTctaaagaaacaaaaagaaatagcACATGTGTTAGATGGTGGTTCTTCCGAGTCAGTATCAAACAGTAAAGGTCAACCAGAACAAAGATCTGAAAGTCCAGGTGTACCAACTACATCAGATCAAAACAACAATGCAGACACTTCTCAACTTAAAAATTCAGCAATGCTCTTTCCACAGGGAACTATAATAAATGGAggaaatttcaatttcaattttggaAATTCTACTACTTTAAGTACTTGCCAAGATGACAATGCTGGCCCAAAACCCAAGCGCAGACGTGTTCAGGTTATTGAATCAGACAGTGACTGATCTACGGATATATTAATCTATACATTTGTTTCATacatgaaataatcaaaattcgTAATGTTTCCTAAATGGATTATTTTGTTACAATTCAATTGTTGTTATAGTTAATTAAacagtttacatatatatatatgacaatgtgtgatataagtaattggataagtttgacaaattatttctatttatacagACTGCAAGGTTTTGGGTTAATCAGATAAAAgtgatatgattgctaatgaggcAATTGAAGTGTCCaaattatacaaatgaaaaatgttttggtgttgtatatctttaattttgcTACTGAACTGGTTATTTCATACTTGAAAGTAGCTGTGGATGGAAATGGTCTTCATTATTAAATTTGTCTGcaaattgtcaataaatatcaaaaggaCCGAAGAGATATGGTTCTCCAgcttaaaaaaaaggggggggggggggcttgaTCGAGCGAGGCCTTGATGAAGGACATTTTCACATCTTCATCCATACATGTATTGTAGAATAACCAGTAATCGTACTGACAACAGGGCAGTGTTTGTCACATTTATCTGTTAAATGTGTGGGATATTAACTTATTGTCTGACCatgtagtccgagattactgACCATGCTGCATGCAGTCTATATGATATATCGTCTCGTACacaatcaatttcattttacaGATATTAAAGGGTTGACACTTACTTAAAATACACTTACATTATATATTCAATCGTTCACTTCATTTTGATACGCAG
It contains:
- the LOC134683798 gene encoding uncharacterized protein LOC134683798 codes for the protein MPMGEGKLRTLMKSAAAKANITDKKLTNHSGRRTAVTRLIEEGLPLTVVQQHTGHKNIQSLLSYQKNSLKKQKEIAHVLDGGSSESVSNSKGQPEQRSESPGVPTTSDQNNNADTSQLKNSAMLFPQGTIINGGNFNFNFGNSTTLSTCQDDNAGPKPKRRRVQVIESDSD